DNA from Cheilinus undulatus linkage group 20, ASM1832078v1, whole genome shotgun sequence:
GGCCACATAAATGTCAGGGTAAGGTACAAAACGTTTTGGAATTTGTCTGCTAGATTGCTCCATTTCAGAGCTTTGAGAAAATAAAGCTGGTGTGAAAATGCAGAAAGACACCTCTGCTGTAAATCATTGCTTTTGAttacatcaggggtgtccaaacttttttcaacAAGGATTACATACCAAAACAGAGAAGGATGACTTTAATATGCCTCACCTTTAGGCCTAAATTTTGTTGCCTTTTAAGGTGACTGTAAtatatcacggtattacaaaaatgaaaaaaagatgatGCATTTAAATCCAAATTCAGGTGTTACAACCCctcttctccccttaaaacaagcctttggtGGCATACTTAACTCATGTCTAAGCAGAAgagcatgaaaaaaatgatttcttaacgtctctctctgttttatGTTTCATCTCTGCCCTGCTGACGTTTGCTACTGAATGAGCAAATTTCCTGATGAGGGTGTTCACActaaaagcatttcagaaaaatagcAATCacgggcttttattttgaagaactCAACAGAAGTAGCCTGTTTATCATTGATCTAACTTAGCTTTGGCTACCATACTGGTGAGATTGTGAGATTCTGAATAAGACGGACAAAAATGGACTTTCTGAGACTTGGCTCCAAAATATGCTCACCTTACTTTTGTTTAACACTTAACCCtgtaatactactactactactactactactactactactactaataataataaagatttCATAATACTGTTAAGATTATTAGTATCAGATTTCGTTAGGTAGCAGAAATCTATAGAGCACTGGCAAGATTGCACAGCTACAGTTTGTAGCTGCTTCTCTAACCTCATTCAGTGCcacagcctggatctttgactcatcGTGGACTTAAAAACGAAAGTCACAAGTTAAAACGCACGTCTAAATGGTCATTTAAGCCATTCTAAGATAAATTGCTGCAGCCAAACTGAGACCGGCCAAAGAACCATGCAGCTTGAGCTAACTCACCATAACTCTCTATGTTGCGGTTATTACAGCCATCAAACTTTGAGAAGAAAGAACACTTTTTACCTGTTTACTGTGATTAATTACGGCAGGAGTGGGTGACATTTGCTTAGTTACCTGGCTGCATGTAATGCTAGACCACATGGCATGTTCGGCCCACAGGctgtagtttggacaccctCAAAGCCATAAGCCAGCAGGGATGATGTTGCAGCCATTACAATTACTTTGTTGACTACTCATTTAAGCAGGAGaaatttaaaaacttgtttATCATCACTTAAACCACAAGTGTTTCAAAGATAAAGCCCAGATTTGAAGTACCACGGTTACCCTTTAATATTCTGGATGGTTTAAAGCATTTGAATGTCCATAATTGCCAGTGGAAGGAGACCTGTGTCATGTTTGTGCGTAGGTGGAGCCTCCCACTGGGTGCACAGCGTGTCATGGACGCAGTGAGGGAGGGTCACATGAGCAGCCTGAGCTCAGGTAAGATGGTGGCTCTGGCTGCAGGGCTATCCGTCGGGGCCACGGTGGGCTACATCGTCTATCGCCATATAAGCAGCACCAGCAACAGTGAGTCTTCTGATGAAGAGTTGTGCTAGTGTTTTACTCTGAACTCAAATGACATTAATTTATGTACACATCACAGATGGAAggattttgtctttattctttgTGTGATGCTGTTATTATCATCGACAGATGAGGGGCCCGACACTGAGATTTCCAAGATGACTCTTCCTGTGGAAGTTTATAGAAACATTTCCAGATACCAAGCAAAGTTTCTAGACATGGTGAGTAGGTCAGAACCAGAGAAGAAAACATTAATCAgctcaaagaaataaaactggtGATAAAAATACTGTAAGGACTTCTAAAATATATACAGAAACAgtcattttttgtgatttttatttcttttccccttattttttggtcatttttctgatttttttttttaaagatttatttttggcctttttgcctttatttgatagtataggacaggggatagagtcggaaacaggggagagacatgcaggaaatagtgccacgggccggattcgaacccgggtcgcctgcgtatatggcatgcgccttaaccactcgactaccggcgcgccatttttctgatattttttaagtctgtttggaggtcatttaattttttttttcgttttttgatgatttttttgtctttttttcatagttttttaaaaatattttttctgtgatttttttccatcattttttgtcaagtttattcatccattttttgtcaattttaatccgtcaattttttttattcattatgaACGCCATTTTTTTACTTagtttttaaaccttttttgtaatttttggattttttagattatttttttcattattttttcacacaaaGAGAGGCATTTATGcacataaatatgtttttttaatacaattctgcttcatttttctgtaaaaaaattaaatcagtgcttatttgcatttgcaaaattagaatatgaaattaaaaatacctTTTAACGCCCCGTTTAGATATTTAAAGGTGCCTTCAGGTGAGTTGTCTTGTCATAAACCTAGACAAAAGGTTGCATTAATAAGGATATTTGTTTTATAGTCATTCAGGACTAAAACAAATAATGCATCTGTGGGTTGAGTTTTGGCACTGCTTTTCATCAAACAATTGCTGGATGATTTTCTGCCAAACAAGTAATCCATATATCCTTTGGCTGAGACTAGTCAAATCAATTCATATGCAGAGCCAAAATCCAAAATATGCCCTTAAGGGACTGTAATCTTTGTAAGATCTTTTCCCTCTATTCAGAAATCTCTGGTCACATCTGAatcttgcatgtttttaaagatgaacTCTCCTGTCCgctcttgtttttattcttagtTTCATTCTATTATCTGCTGCAGAAAAGGGACACTCTCCCCTCAGGAGCTCAAAGTTTAACCCAGTTTAATCAGCATGAAGATTTGATGTTGTCTTCATGATTCAGTGTTTCTGAAAGTCATACACTTTGAGGAACACCTCTCACATTTAGGATCTATTTGTGCATTCTGGTTTACATCAGCTAAGCTCATCTTTAAAGTGTGTGTCTAACCCCCGCCTCTGCTGCTTTCTCTTTAGGTGACCCAGAAAACCGGAGCTCATGTGAGGGTGTTGTCAGACTCTGCAGAGTCTGGATGTATGACGGCCGTGAGTTTCGTGGTTCAGGGCTCCAAAGAACAGGTCCTGCTGGCCCGCTGTGTCCTGGAGAACCTGGTGACTGAATGTGAACCTGTGATCGAGACTGTGGAGGTGCCACAGACCGCTTTTGGACGTATCATAGGTAAGTTGAACAAAAGGCTCCAAGGTTCAAGTGCGGGATGTTTTAATTCATATtacacaactgaaaaaaaatgcataaaaatttaCAATTGACCTTATTGTGATGCAAAGTGAAGAGTTCCTCATTCTCCCCATCTCCCCCTTTCTCTTGTATGAAATTAgctctcttctttcttctttttctcccccttGAACAATGTATTTTCTTTACCCCTTGTTTTATCTCTGCAGGCTCTCTTTATGTGTTTAACTTTTCCCTTTTTGTGGCATTTTTCATTGGCAAACCTGCAGTGGTTTTCTTCACCAGATCTGTAGCATTTTTAATGTCCAGCTGGGGCTTTGGTTGCGTGTTGCTGATCTTGTTCACTgactctgctgctctctttcATTTACCAGTTTCTCTCATGCCCTGTccaaaatttttcttttttccatagTTTATGCAAAcatgagttttatttttcaaaagtcagtCTGTCCCCTGACAGCAGCCTCCACTGTGTCCTGTCTTCATTTATGCCATGGATCAAACGATCTCTCAACGTCATTGTCAATAAATCACCAAAGTTACAGTCCTGGGCCAGCTTTTCAGTTTTGCCACATTATCAACCACACTTTGCATATTACTGTGGCGCCCTCTGTTGGCACTAAGATGCAGTAACATTCCACAGTCACTTCATTACACATGGGAAGTCCCCAAATCAtgacattttgggatttttttgaaaatctgtacatatctatgttttttttattgcatcagTTTCAAACCAGCACAAAACAacgcagacagacagacagacagacacatgcaGCCAATTATAAGAGTAAGATTTAGGCTAAAAGTTGCATtatctttttatctttaatacattttataacATCAGAACATCAGGCTGTAGCAGATCTTGAAATAGGCCCCTCTTCATAAAACATAGGGAATGTATCAGGAATcttaaatgtgattattttctgCATTCTTGTTTACAAGAGCTTCttctgatgtatttttaattattttctgataattaaagaagaaatgtagGTTTCAACGTAGggtttttttcagtgtattttcttGTGATGCAGGTCGGGGTGGCGAGAGCCTGAAACTGATCACCAGGACCACGGGGGTCAAAGTGGTTTGTTCCAAAGAGAAGGCACATGAACCGTGGGCGAAAGGTAACATGACCATCACAGGGAccagacaggaagtcaaacaGGCCAAGGTGAGGAGGATGAACTTACATCAAATATTTGTGGTCACTGCTCTGCAGGATGAATAAACGTCCTTTGTGATGTGTTTGCAGGAGATGATTCTAGAAAAGGTCAAAGAGGACATGATGGTGAGGATGAAGATCTCACAGTCATCTGCTCAGAGGAAGAAACGTGGCCACACGGCTATGAACCAGAAACCAGAAAGTACAGAGACTGAAGCACCCTTAAACAATAACGGTCCACTCGCCCAGATGGAGAAAAACGGGCTCATCCATGCAAATGGGACCACAGGAGAACCAGGGGATATGTTTGAAAAGATGGAGGAGCTGCAGATCCCCAACACAGAGATGGAGCAGGAGGATAGTGTATCTGTAGAGTCTCCCTCTGAGGTTTCCAAGTTTGAAAGTAAGAATCTAAAACATCCAGACAAGAACTGCTCCATAAGACCATATTTCTGACATACAGTACTTTATATTTCTCTGTATGGTACAGTTCCCAGCCCAGACCTGAGCTTCCAGCCTGATGAACACCTCGAGGTTTATGTTTCTGCGTACGAGAACCCGAACCACTTCTGGATTCAGATTCTTGGAGTTCGCTCCCTTCAGCTTGATAAACTGACAGAGGAGATGAAACGCTTCTACAGCAGCGGAAACCCAGCTGTAAGGACAAATCCAAGGATGATCCTAAACCAGCTGCTGTATCAAAACACTTAACATGATCTGCATCCGTCTCGGCTAGTCTAACTCATAGGTGATCAGTATCAGCAGCATATAACCTGATTGGGGCATCCCTACTAGAGACCTAACATTAATTCACAGTGCAAGCAAGCATCTTGCAAAATTTGGTAGCAGAGGGAGAAACTTGAGCCAAACCTGTTATAAAGTTTGGAAGAGCTTGTCAAAATTTCTGTCTTTGACTGTACCAAGTGACGTCCTGTATGTCAATCCtggttttcttgttttccaGGAGCAGAGGGTGGAGACGGTTGTCGTC
Protein-coding regions in this window:
- the tdrkh gene encoding tudor and KH domain-containing protein isoform X1, whose protein sequence is MDVGVSKSHVFLNYSPRALFSQWSLPLGAQRVMDAVREGHMSSLSSGKMVALAAGLSVGATVGYIVYRHISSTSNNEGPDTEISKMTLPVEVYRNISRYQAKFLDMVTQKTGAHVRVLSDSAESGCMTAVSFVVQGSKEQVLLARCVLENLVTECEPVIETVEVPQTAFGRIIGRGGESLKLITRTTGVKVVCSKEKAHEPWAKGNMTITGTRQEVKQAKEMILEKVKEDMMVRMKISQSSAQRKKRGHTAMNQKPESTETEAPLNNNGPLAQMEKNGLIHANGTTGEPGDMFEKMEELQIPNTEMEQEDSVSVESPSEVSKFEIPSPDLSFQPDEHLEVYVSAYENPNHFWIQILGVRSLQLDKLTEEMKRFYSSGNPAEQRVETVVVGDIVAAPYRDHGTWNRARVLEVLSSGLVDLYYVDFGDNGELPRESLCRMRSDFLSLPFQAIECNLAGVRPKGDTWTEEALDDFDRLTYCASWRPLQAKLCSYSHSDISSWPSVKLYDSSEIKSVDIGEELIRRGHAVSFQEVVNGKTEGEHLGCLQRMLDDVIGASSELSLSCISLSEAASISGSVDDNAEDELL
- the tdrkh gene encoding tudor and KH domain-containing protein isoform X2, which produces MDAVREGHMSSLSSGKMVALAAGLSVGATVGYIVYRHISSTSNNEGPDTEISKMTLPVEVYRNISRYQAKFLDMVTQKTGAHVRVLSDSAESGCMTAVSFVVQGSKEQVLLARCVLENLVTECEPVIETVEVPQTAFGRIIGRGGESLKLITRTTGVKVVCSKEKAHEPWAKGNMTITGTRQEVKQAKEMILEKVKEDMMVRMKISQSSAQRKKRGHTAMNQKPESTETEAPLNNNGPLAQMEKNGLIHANGTTGEPGDMFEKMEELQIPNTEMEQEDSVSVESPSEVSKFEIPSPDLSFQPDEHLEVYVSAYENPNHFWIQILGVRSLQLDKLTEEMKRFYSSGNPAEQRVETVVVGDIVAAPYRDHGTWNRARVLEVLSSGLVDLYYVDFGDNGELPRESLCRMRSDFLSLPFQAIECNLAGVRPKGDTWTEEALDDFDRLTYCASWRPLQAKLCSYSHSDISSWPSVKLYDSSEIKSVDIGEELIRRGHAVSFQEVVNGKTEGEHLGCLQRMLDDVIGASSELSLSCISLSEAASISGSVDDNAEDELL